One genomic segment of Kosmotoga arenicorallina S304 includes these proteins:
- the queD gene encoding 6-carboxytetrahydropterin synthase QueD: protein MYYVTKEFSFDAAHNLIRYHGKCEKLHGHTYKLRVTVAGKPDSEGMVIDFIELKEVVRNEILRHLDHSYINEIIEQPTAENIAKWIFDRLKHLINDEHRKLHEITLWETPTSFVRYLEEE, encoded by the coding sequence ATGTACTATGTTACGAAGGAGTTCAGTTTCGATGCGGCACATAATTTGATAAGATACCATGGGAAATGCGAAAAGCTTCATGGCCATACCTATAAACTGCGAGTTACGGTTGCAGGTAAACCTGACAGCGAAGGTATGGTCATTGATTTTATAGAGCTCAAAGAAGTGGTCAGAAATGAAATATTAAGGCATCTGGATCATTCTTATATAAACGAAATAATTGAACAACCCACGGCTGAAAACATTGCAAAGTGGATTTTCGACAGGTTGAAGCACCTCATAAATGATGAACACAGAAAGCTACACGAAATCACTTTGTGGGAAACCCCAACAAGTTTCGTCAGGTATCTTGAGGAAGAATAA
- a CDS encoding metallophosphoesterase family protein codes for MKRKAIFLWITAVVLILISALKITLPVLKDESVKDVIYKSVESIDASTAEFSFVVLGDNKNSVSTYGKIINEINKKPDIKFVMNTGDLVFDGSLTKFNYFLKQISKLNKPFLPVVGNHDVADGGMNNYVDFFGPLYYSFDVGEAYFIVLDDSNEEGIDLWQMNWLKNQLEISKRYKYTFVFLHVPLFDPRLPDEKQPGHSLKDVNNAAEILELLKKYDVTMIFAGHIHGYFKGKWDDVPYTITGGAGAELVGLSKEHYFYHYIVVQVNEKGVKYEVVKVDSPDFNIVDRLGAFLWLYLYSFVVINYWWIVLSIGLIIFIFLLSRDFKKQLIDVGNWLMKRKTIKFILKLFTGSSSR; via the coding sequence ATGAAAAGAAAAGCGATATTCCTATGGATAACTGCTGTTGTGCTGATATTGATCTCTGCTTTGAAGATTACTTTACCTGTACTGAAAGACGAATCTGTTAAGGATGTTATTTATAAAAGCGTTGAAAGCATTGATGCCTCCACGGCAGAGTTTTCCTTTGTAGTACTCGGAGACAACAAAAACTCCGTATCGACCTACGGCAAAATTATTAATGAGATAAACAAAAAGCCGGATATAAAATTTGTTATGAATACCGGTGATCTTGTCTTTGACGGAAGCCTGACAAAGTTTAATTACTTCTTAAAGCAAATTTCGAAATTGAATAAACCTTTTCTTCCAGTCGTTGGAAATCATGATGTAGCTGATGGTGGTATGAACAATTATGTCGATTTTTTTGGACCTCTGTACTACTCCTTTGATGTTGGGGAAGCTTACTTCATAGTCCTTGATGATTCCAATGAAGAGGGAATTGACCTCTGGCAAATGAACTGGTTGAAAAATCAGCTGGAAATTTCCAAAAGGTATAAATACACCTTTGTGTTCCTTCACGTTCCTCTTTTTGATCCAAGGCTACCTGATGAAAAACAACCGGGGCATTCTTTGAAAGACGTGAACAACGCAGCGGAAATTCTTGAGCTTCTTAAAAAATACGATGTAACCATGATATTTGCAGGCCATATACACGGTTATTTCAAGGGTAAATGGGATGATGTTCCATACACAATAACCGGAGGAGCTGGAGCGGAGCTGGTTGGCCTGAGCAAAGAACACTACTTTTATCATTACATAGTCGTTCAGGTGAATGAAAAGGGTGTCAAATATGAGGTAGTCAAAGTGGATTCCCCTGATTTCAACATAGTCGATAGGCTGGGTGCTTTTTTATGGCTTTATCTGTATTCCTTCGTGGTGATAAATTACTGGTGGATAGTTTTGAGTATAGGGCTGATTATTTTCATCTTTTTGCTCAGCAGAGATTTCAAAAAGCAATTAATAGATGTTGGAAATTGGTTGATGAAGAGGAAAACGATCAAATTTATATTGAAGTTGTTCACAGGATCCAGTTCCAGGTGA
- a CDS encoding ArsR/SmtB family transcription factor → MDKKDHCQVHEVHIDTKEFKNKADEVSGLSELFKVLADETRTKIIYLLSLRELCTCDLSEILGITLPSVSHHLRLLKAFRIVKYRREGKTVFYSLSDKHVLDLINVAKEHFEEFLEG, encoded by the coding sequence ATGGATAAAAAGGATCATTGCCAGGTGCACGAAGTGCATATTGATACTAAGGAATTCAAAAATAAGGCTGATGAAGTTTCAGGCCTTTCTGAGTTATTCAAGGTTTTGGCTGATGAAACCAGGACAAAAATAATTTATCTGCTTTCTCTAAGAGAACTCTGCACCTGTGATCTTTCAGAGATACTTGGAATAACGCTCCCATCTGTTTCACATCATTTGCGGCTTTTGAAGGCCTTCAGAATAGTGAAGTATAGAAGAGAGGGGAAAACCGTTTTCTATTCTTTGTCCGATAAGCATGTACTGGATCTGATAAATGTGGCCAAAGAGCATTTTGAAGAATTCCTGGAAGGATGA
- a CDS encoding secondary thiamine-phosphate synthase enzyme YjbQ yields MKSYRKELWFHTNKRREFINITPMVEECVRESGIKEGLCLVNAMHITASVFINDDESGLHNDFERWLEKLAPEKPYSQYEHNGFEDNADAHLKRTIMGREVVVAITNGKLDFGPWEQIFYGEFDGKRKKRVLVKIIGE; encoded by the coding sequence ATGAAAAGTTACAGGAAAGAGCTCTGGTTTCATACAAATAAAAGGAGAGAGTTTATCAATATAACCCCGATGGTTGAAGAATGTGTCCGGGAGAGCGGGATAAAAGAAGGGCTCTGTCTTGTCAACGCCATGCACATCACTGCAAGCGTATTCATTAATGATGACGAGTCAGGACTGCATAACGATTTTGAACGCTGGCTTGAGAAGTTAGCTCCAGAAAAACCCTATTCTCAGTATGAACATAACGGGTTTGAAGACAACGCTGATGCACATTTGAAGAGAACGATAATGGGCCGAGAGGTAGTGGTAGCAATTACCAACGGGAAGTTGGATTTTGGCCCATGGGAACAGATATTTTATGGAGAATTTGATGGAAAAAGGAAAAAGCGCGTTCTTGTGAAGATAATCGGTGAATGA
- a CDS encoding PPC domain-containing DNA-binding protein, whose translation MIYREESNILFIRFDNHENFFESLKNVLHDTGISSGIIISGIGMLRDFELGWFNIQGMRYEKHFFSMPHELLSLQGNIALKDSEVFVHLHASLAGPSHECLGGHLFGATVCNTVELFIQKANALSLKRIAGEQFSPLT comes from the coding sequence ATGATTTATCGTGAGGAAAGCAATATTTTATTCATTAGATTTGATAACCACGAGAATTTTTTTGAAAGTCTGAAAAATGTGCTCCATGATACTGGAATTAGCTCTGGAATTATAATCAGTGGCATAGGTATGTTGAGAGATTTTGAGCTTGGCTGGTTTAACATCCAGGGTATGAGATATGAGAAACATTTCTTCTCGATGCCTCACGAGTTGCTTTCGCTTCAGGGCAATATCGCTTTGAAAGATAGTGAGGTTTTTGTTCATTTACACGCTTCATTAGCCGGTCCCTCTCATGAATGCCTGGGCGGGCATTTATTCGGGGCCACTGTGTGCAATACCGTTGAATTATTTATTCAGAAAGCCAATGCTCTTTCTCTGAAGAGAATTGCAGGGGAGCAATTCAGCCCTCTGACTTAA
- a CDS encoding glycosyltransferase family 4 protein translates to MKVLLFSEGKKLFSRSGVGVALKHQMQALKAADVAFTLDPRDSYELVHINTLGLKSWKVLKNAKERGIPVIYHTHTTYEDFRNSFLFSNQIAPLLKRQLIKRYSTADYLIFPSKYTESLIRSYGINTPGTVVSNGVDTTLFRKNETLAKEFKNSFKIKSPLIVNVGLPLKRKGLIDFVEVARRFPEYSFIWIGAKFSAIQPFSVKKVIRKSPKNLLFPGYLSFEMLLGALSAADVFFFPSYEENEGIAVLEACSMKCPVVIRDIPVYQDWMVSGENCLKASDIDGFCEAINMLLSDREHAIKLGENAAKVAQDRDLRIVGKKLKEVYSHVMGGANE, encoded by the coding sequence GTGAAAGTATTGCTTTTTTCAGAAGGTAAAAAGCTATTCAGCAGATCGGGAGTCGGGGTAGCTTTGAAACATCAGATGCAGGCTCTCAAAGCGGCTGATGTTGCGTTTACACTTGATCCCCGGGATAGTTATGAACTTGTCCATATAAACACCCTTGGCTTAAAATCCTGGAAAGTTCTTAAAAATGCGAAAGAGAGAGGGATTCCCGTTATTTATCATACTCATACAACTTATGAGGACTTTCGCAACAGCTTTTTATTCAGCAACCAAATTGCACCCCTTCTTAAAAGGCAGCTTATTAAAAGATATTCAACTGCTGATTATCTGATTTTCCCTTCAAAATACACCGAAAGCCTCATTCGAAGTTATGGGATCAATACCCCGGGAACTGTTGTTTCAAATGGTGTTGACACTACTTTATTCAGAAAAAATGAAACTTTAGCAAAAGAATTCAAGAATTCTTTCAAAATAAAAAGTCCTTTGATTGTAAACGTGGGACTGCCTCTTAAAAGAAAGGGACTCATAGATTTTGTGGAAGTAGCCAGAAGATTTCCAGAATACAGTTTCATATGGATAGGTGCAAAATTCTCTGCCATTCAACCTTTCTCTGTTAAAAAAGTCATACGAAAATCACCGAAGAACCTTTTATTCCCTGGCTACTTATCTTTTGAAATGCTACTGGGTGCACTTTCTGCAGCCGATGTTTTTTTCTTTCCCAGTTATGAGGAAAATGAGGGTATTGCAGTACTTGAGGCCTGTTCTATGAAATGTCCGGTTGTTATTAGAGATATCCCTGTTTATCAGGATTGGATGGTTTCAGGCGAGAACTGTCTCAAGGCTTCAGATATTGATGGTTTTTGTGAAGCGATAAATATGCTTCTGAGTGATAGAGAGCATGCAATAAAGCTTGGTGAAAATGCCGCCAAAGTCGCTCAAGACAGAGACCTTAGAATCGTGGGCAAAAAGCTAAAAGAAGTCTATTCACATGTAATGGGGGGAGCAAATGAATAA
- a CDS encoding 4Fe-4S binding protein, which yields MKNKSLTLLRLSLEILALLLFLFFLKNRTLQLWLIVFGASVLGSFLFGRFYCGLICPMETLFRPINWIYAKLKIKRFKTPKIFKNNVVRWGILALFLFLMVATKAFHLKINILLYITVLSIVITLIFDEEFWHKYLCPFGAILALSSRRSFFGLNIDKDNCALCNICQSKCPINVISKENSQMKIDTKECLLCFECAKSCPKISIRYTKLRKTNE from the coding sequence GTGAAAAACAAATCATTGACTCTATTGAGATTGAGCTTGGAAATATTGGCGCTGCTGCTTTTTCTCTTTTTTCTGAAAAACAGAACATTGCAACTCTGGTTGATTGTTTTCGGTGCTTCGGTCCTTGGTTCTTTTCTTTTTGGGAGATTTTACTGTGGATTGATTTGCCCTATGGAAACCCTTTTCAGGCCTATCAACTGGATATATGCAAAATTAAAAATAAAGAGATTCAAAACACCAAAAATCTTTAAGAATAATGTAGTGAGATGGGGAATTCTGGCTCTGTTCTTATTTTTGATGGTTGCCACGAAAGCTTTCCACCTTAAAATTAACATCTTGCTGTATATAACTGTACTTTCGATTGTTATAACCTTGATATTTGATGAGGAGTTCTGGCACAAGTATCTATGCCCCTTTGGGGCAATACTCGCCCTGTCCTCGCGAAGAAGTTTTTTTGGATTGAACATAGACAAAGACAATTGTGCGCTTTGCAACATTTGTCAATCAAAGTGCCCTATAAACGTTATTTCAAAAGAAAACTCACAAATGAAAATCGATACCAAAGAATGTCTTTTGTGCTTTGAATGCGCCAAAAGCTGTCCAAAGATTTCTATCAGATATACTAAGTTACGCAAAACCAATGAGTGA
- a CDS encoding cold-shock protein: MKGTVKWFNAQKGYGFITRDEGEDVFVHFSGIAMDGFRTLEEGQRVEFDIENGQKGAQAVNVKAI, encoded by the coding sequence ATGAAAGGTACAGTAAAATGGTTCAATGCACAGAAAGGCTACGGATTCATAACAAGAGACGAGGGTGAAGATGTTTTTGTTCATTTTTCAGGTATAGCCATGGACGGTTTCAGAACACTTGAGGAAGGCCAGAGAGTGGAATTTGATATCGAAAATGGTCAAAAGGGTGCACAGGCTGTAAACGTAAAAGCAATCTAA
- a CDS encoding PD-(D/E)XK nuclease family protein — translation MDYPEKSWSLSKQKLFEECKRKYYYKTFLSWKGWQSGASELERKAYLLSKLQNIYTISGQALHEEIKTAILEKSFSPKDSFERIRSRLREAWIDSSKHLQDWQKWPKEYIVLSELYYGNEDWLRKNSKDILKRIKTSLLNFQKSFSFRRVLRNEVKAIEVDENFPSFFFEGIRVYSVIDFLHQDTEGNITIVDWKTGQKKPERDAFQLGLYVIYVLEKYPAVKLSMIKCVDEYLLSGERAKYRFTPEQIGALREYISRSIRELDKYLEDPAANKPKDISAFPRSRSKNCNYCEFKEICFAEES, via the coding sequence ATGGATTATCCGGAAAAAAGCTGGTCTCTATCAAAGCAAAAATTATTTGAAGAGTGTAAGCGAAAATATTATTACAAAACCTTTCTTTCGTGGAAAGGCTGGCAATCAGGTGCCAGCGAATTGGAAAGAAAGGCATATCTTTTGAGCAAATTGCAAAACATATACACTATTTCCGGTCAGGCCCTTCACGAAGAAATAAAAACCGCCATTCTGGAAAAAAGTTTCTCACCAAAGGATTCTTTTGAAAGAATTCGCTCGAGGTTGAGAGAAGCCTGGATAGATTCCTCCAAACACCTTCAGGATTGGCAAAAGTGGCCAAAGGAATACATTGTTCTTTCTGAGTTGTATTATGGCAATGAAGATTGGTTAAGGAAAAACAGCAAGGATATTTTGAAGAGAATAAAAACTTCCCTGCTGAACTTTCAGAAATCTTTTTCTTTCAGGAGAGTTCTACGAAATGAAGTGAAAGCCATTGAAGTGGATGAGAATTTTCCCAGTTTTTTCTTTGAAGGTATCAGGGTTTACTCGGTAATCGATTTCTTGCATCAGGATACAGAGGGAAATATCACCATAGTTGATTGGAAAACCGGTCAAAAGAAACCAGAAAGAGATGCTTTTCAGCTGGGACTGTATGTTATATATGTACTTGAAAAATACCCGGCAGTAAAGCTATCTATGATAAAATGCGTTGACGAATATTTGCTCAGCGGCGAAAGAGCCAAATACAGATTTACGCCGGAGCAAATCGGAGCACTGAGAGAATACATTTCGCGTAGTATACGGGAGCTGGATAAATACCTTGAAGACCCAGCTGCCAATAAACCAAAGGACATCTCTGCTTTTCCCAGAAGTCGCTCCAAAAATTGCAATTACTGCGAGTTCAAAGAGATATGCTTTGCTGAAGAAAGCTGA
- a CDS encoding glycosyltransferase family 4 protein, whose protein sequence is MRIAMFSDTYLPQVNGVVTMIKLLKDYLEKEGHDVFIFTVSHPKARPEKNVFRFRSFQFPWEKQHRVASPMVFKEAEEIIQDLKVDLIHTHTMIVMGYIGNIIAGRHGIPSVNTYHTLMEDYVHYIPFFNNFLKELVVDQTRRFCNKHNAIIVPSNKVKNLLTNYGVSSEIVVIPNGIKLENFEKPFSEEEKIAFRKRWDIPDDASLMIFVGRLGKEKGVEYLIDNLARINSKHPDTRLLIVGDGPERKNLISQAKKLGIKKKVILTGYLKWPEEVSLAYQASDLFVMASHTETFGVVLVEAMINGLPVVAFHDEAFDNIIENNVNGYMVERKDELYKAMDLLLSSEELRKKMGQTARETAKKFSIENHVRKTLNLYDKVISDR, encoded by the coding sequence ATGCGAATAGCTATGTTTTCCGATACTTACTTGCCTCAGGTAAATGGCGTTGTTACTATGATCAAGCTGTTGAAAGATTATCTTGAAAAAGAGGGGCATGATGTTTTCATTTTCACAGTGTCTCACCCCAAAGCCAGACCTGAAAAGAACGTATTCCGATTCAGGTCGTTCCAGTTCCCATGGGAAAAGCAGCACCGTGTGGCTTCGCCAATGGTCTTCAAAGAAGCCGAAGAGATAATTCAGGATTTAAAAGTGGATTTAATACATACCCACACGATGATAGTAATGGGTTATATAGGAAACATAATTGCCGGAAGGCATGGAATTCCTTCGGTTAATACTTATCATACCCTGATGGAAGATTATGTTCATTACATACCCTTTTTCAACAATTTTTTGAAAGAGCTTGTGGTGGATCAAACAAGAAGATTTTGCAATAAACACAACGCTATAATCGTTCCCTCAAATAAAGTAAAGAACTTACTTACAAATTACGGGGTATCTTCGGAGATTGTGGTGATTCCAAATGGTATAAAATTGGAAAACTTCGAAAAGCCGTTCTCCGAAGAGGAAAAGATTGCATTCAGAAAGAGGTGGGACATCCCTGATGATGCGTCGTTAATGATCTTTGTTGGCAGGCTCGGGAAAGAAAAAGGCGTTGAATATCTTATAGATAATCTGGCAAGGATAAACTCAAAGCATCCTGATACCCGTTTGCTGATTGTCGGTGACGGTCCGGAGAGGAAAAACCTTATTTCACAAGCGAAAAAACTCGGGATAAAGAAGAAAGTAATTCTTACAGGTTATCTAAAATGGCCTGAGGAAGTTTCCCTGGCTTATCAAGCCAGTGACCTTTTTGTTATGGCTTCTCATACAGAAACCTTTGGCGTCGTTCTCGTGGAAGCCATGATAAATGGATTGCCGGTTGTTGCCTTTCATGATGAAGCCTTTGACAACATCATCGAAAACAATGTGAATGGTTATATGGTTGAACGAAAAGATGAGCTTTATAAGGCGATGGATCTTTTGCTTTCATCAGAAGAACTACGTAAAAAAATGGGACAAACAGCCAGGGAAACCGCAAAGAAATTCAGTATCGAAAATCACGTAAGAAAAACCCTGAACCTTTATGACAAAGTGATTAGCGATCGTTAG
- a CDS encoding B12-binding domain-containing radical SAM protein — MKNILLVYPEYPDTFWGFKHALKFVSKRASLPPLGLLTIAAYFPQSWGVKLVDMNCERLKDGDIRGNDYVFISAMSVQDESSKKVIKRCNELNVPVIAGGPLFTMEPDHFPNANHIVIGEAEEIMPELINDLKRNTLKRYYIARRFPDIRKAPVPRWDLLNFKWYHSMCIQYSRGCPYDCEFCEIAALNGRIPRSKTENQIIKELRSLYDFGWKGAVFFVDDNFIGKRTELKRTVLPAIINWQKAHDYPFRLYTEVSIDLSDDDELISSMVQAGFNKVFIGLETPDMKSLKEANKRQNITHDLEKSIKKLHSSGLEIQGGFIVGFDNDTPTIFKRQFNFIQKNSIVTAMVGILNAPRGSKLYERMKAEGRLIGESIGNNVDVSVNFIPKMNLNILISGYKALVNRLYSPRNYYARLRKFLSTYRLPDISKPKRITFTEIKAFLRSIFVIGLFGKERFEYWKLLIWSFFKKRKYIPLIVALMISGFHFRKIAEKISKKRISLPGEKPFLSEKFGTKSS; from the coding sequence ATGAAAAATATCCTGCTTGTATATCCAGAATACCCTGATACTTTCTGGGGGTTTAAGCATGCTCTGAAGTTTGTTTCCAAAAGAGCCTCATTACCCCCTCTGGGATTGTTGACAATCGCAGCATATTTCCCCCAGAGCTGGGGGGTTAAGCTGGTCGATATGAACTGTGAAAGGCTAAAAGATGGAGATATCAGGGGCAATGATTATGTATTTATAAGTGCAATGAGTGTGCAGGATGAATCTTCTAAAAAAGTTATAAAGCGCTGCAATGAATTAAACGTTCCGGTTATAGCTGGTGGCCCTCTTTTCACAATGGAACCTGATCATTTTCCTAATGCGAACCATATTGTCATTGGGGAAGCTGAGGAGATCATGCCTGAACTCATAAATGATTTGAAAAGAAATACACTAAAAAGATATTACATAGCCAGAAGATTTCCTGACATAAGAAAGGCACCTGTTCCCAGATGGGATCTTCTGAATTTCAAATGGTATCACTCCATGTGTATTCAGTATTCAAGAGGCTGTCCCTATGATTGTGAATTCTGCGAAATTGCCGCGCTTAATGGCCGTATACCAAGGTCTAAGACAGAAAATCAAATTATAAAGGAGCTGCGGTCTCTTTACGATTTTGGTTGGAAAGGCGCTGTGTTTTTCGTTGATGATAATTTCATAGGAAAACGGACTGAGCTAAAAAGAACTGTTTTGCCCGCCATAATAAACTGGCAAAAGGCACATGATTATCCTTTCAGACTATACACAGAAGTTTCGATAGACCTCTCAGACGATGATGAATTGATATCATCAATGGTCCAGGCGGGATTTAACAAAGTTTTTATTGGTTTGGAGACTCCAGATATGAAAAGCCTGAAGGAAGCAAACAAGCGGCAAAACATCACCCATGATCTGGAAAAATCTATCAAGAAATTACATTCTTCTGGACTTGAGATACAGGGAGGTTTCATTGTCGGCTTTGACAACGATACCCCAACTATATTCAAACGCCAATTCAACTTCATTCAGAAAAACTCCATAGTTACAGCCATGGTGGGTATTCTGAATGCTCCCCGGGGAAGCAAGCTCTATGAAAGGATGAAAGCCGAAGGCAGACTGATTGGTGAATCTATAGGGAACAACGTGGACGTTTCTGTGAATTTTATCCCAAAAATGAATTTGAATATTCTCATTTCCGGATATAAAGCCCTTGTTAACCGGCTTTACTCCCCACGGAATTACTATGCACGACTTAGAAAATTCTTATCAACATACAGACTACCGGATATTTCCAAACCAAAGAGGATTACCTTCACGGAGATTAAAGCATTTTTAAGGTCCATTTTTGTGATTGGCCTGTTTGGCAAAGAAAGGTTTGAATACTGGAAACTACTGATTTGGAGTTTTTTTAAAAAGCGAAAATACATACCTCTTATCGTGGCACTCATGATATCAGGGTTTCATTTCAGAAAAATAGCAGAGAAAATTTCAAAAAAAAGGATTTCACTCCCGGGTGAAAAGCCCTTCCTATCCGAAAAATTCGGTACCAAAAGCAGTTGA
- a CDS encoding heavy metal translocating P-type ATPase, with amino-acid sequence MIVVKQKYRIKNLDCASCAAQIEETAKERGIDVTLNFATQTLVVDEEKMPELQKIAKRIEPEAVFENETDNAEEESDLKKQIIALVTSGIVFAVALIDRYIIPFMPLQANIALFLTSYLISGWPVLVSAIKNILRGNLFGENFLMSVATLGAIAIGEFPEAVAVMIFYSIGELFEDIAVGKSRRSIKSLLALKVNYTNLLSNGKVKKVPPENVKPGQIILINPGERVPLDGAILEGESFLDTSALTGESVPRKVKKGDTILSGMINTSGLLKVEVQKSFENSYISKILELVENAASKKAPTEKFITKFSKYYTPFVVFGAMAIAFLPPLLMPGTSMTLWVQRALVLLVISCPCALVISIPLGYFGGLGRASKNGVLIKGGNYLDALRNVDTVVFDKTGTLTEGVFEVARVKAFNGYSEKEIMEFAAMAEAYSNHPVARSICDYDKSFIENPNQVRNYKEIPGQGVIAEVSGKKVYVGNKKLLESYDIDPIDEENGGTLVYVAIDGKYAGSIIISDRIKADAKGAIGELRKYGVRKIAMLTGDSQIVAEKVASELGIDEYYSELLPVDKVSILERLKNESKGKIVFVGDGINDSPVLARADIGVAMGGLGSDAAIETADVVIMDDKPSKLSQAMKIATITHNIVLQNILFALGTKGLFIALGSVGQATMWEAVFADVGVALLAVLNATRILKASKDR; translated from the coding sequence ATGATAGTGGTGAAGCAAAAGTACAGAATTAAAAATCTTGATTGCGCCAGTTGCGCCGCTCAAATCGAAGAAACCGCAAAAGAGCGTGGGATAGATGTAACGCTGAACTTTGCAACTCAAACTTTAGTTGTTGATGAGGAAAAGATGCCCGAACTACAGAAAATAGCAAAACGAATAGAGCCAGAAGCTGTTTTTGAAAATGAAACTGATAATGCTGAAGAAGAAAGTGATTTAAAAAAGCAAATAATCGCGCTTGTAACTTCAGGTATCGTATTTGCAGTAGCGTTGATAGATAGATATATTATTCCTTTCATGCCCCTTCAAGCGAATATTGCCCTCTTTCTCACGTCATATCTTATAAGTGGATGGCCAGTACTGGTCTCGGCAATTAAGAACATACTGCGCGGGAATCTCTTTGGAGAGAATTTTCTCATGTCAGTTGCAACATTAGGAGCAATTGCCATTGGAGAATTTCCTGAAGCGGTGGCAGTTATGATCTTCTATTCGATCGGTGAACTCTTTGAAGATATTGCCGTTGGAAAATCCAGGCGCTCTATAAAGTCACTGCTCGCTTTGAAGGTCAATTATACTAATCTCCTGTCAAATGGGAAGGTTAAGAAAGTTCCCCCTGAAAATGTCAAACCCGGACAAATAATACTGATCAACCCCGGCGAAAGAGTACCACTTGACGGAGCTATTTTGGAAGGGGAATCATTTCTTGACACCTCGGCCTTGACTGGTGAAAGCGTCCCGAGAAAAGTGAAAAAGGGGGATACGATTCTTTCTGGAATGATAAATACTTCAGGATTGCTGAAAGTTGAAGTACAAAAATCTTTTGAAAACTCTTATATTTCAAAGATCCTGGAACTGGTTGAAAATGCAGCTTCCAAAAAGGCTCCGACAGAGAAGTTCATTACAAAATTTTCAAAGTACTATACACCCTTTGTTGTATTCGGTGCCATGGCTATTGCCTTCTTACCGCCTTTACTTATGCCGGGTACAAGCATGACTCTTTGGGTACAACGTGCGCTAGTATTATTGGTAATTTCATGTCCATGTGCCCTTGTTATATCCATTCCATTGGGGTATTTCGGTGGCCTGGGAAGAGCTTCGAAAAATGGAGTGCTTATCAAAGGGGGGAATTATCTCGATGCACTGAGAAACGTGGATACAGTTGTTTTTGACAAAACAGGGACTCTTACAGAAGGCGTTTTCGAAGTAGCCAGAGTTAAAGCCTTCAATGGCTATTCTGAGAAGGAAATCATGGAATTCGCGGCTATGGCAGAAGCATATTCAAATCATCCAGTTGCCCGATCAATATGTGACTACGACAAAAGTTTTATTGAAAACCCCAATCAGGTGAGAAATTATAAGGAAATACCAGGGCAGGGTGTAATCGCTGAGGTTTCAGGAAAGAAAGTATATGTGGGCAACAAAAAACTGCTTGAATCATATGATATTGACCCGATAGATGAAGAAAATGGTGGTACGCTCGTATATGTTGCCATAGATGGCAAATATGCTGGCAGTATAATAATTTCCGACCGAATAAAGGCAGATGCAAAAGGAGCCATAGGGGAATTGAGAAAGTATGGTGTCAGGAAAATTGCGATGCTGACTGGCGATAGTCAGATCGTTGCTGAAAAGGTTGCTTCTGAACTCGGTATCGATGAATATTATTCCGAACTTTTGCCGGTGGACAAAGTTTCCATTTTAGAACGTTTGAAGAATGAAAGCAAAGGAAAAATCGTCTTTGTAGGAGATGGGATAAACGACTCACCTGTCCTCGCAAGGGCAGATATTGGAGTAGCTATGGGTGGGCTTGGCTCTGACGCTGCTATTGAAACAGCTGATGTTGTTATTATGGATGACAAGCCTTCAAAGCTCTCGCAGGCTATGAAAATAGCCACTATCACTCACAATATTGTATTGCAGAACATACTCTTTGCCCTTGGCACAAAAGGTCTATTCATAGCATTGGGATCTGTTGGACAGGCGACCATGTGGGAAGCGGTATTTGCAGATGTAGGAGTGGCCCTTCTGGCTGTACTGAATGCCACGAGAATATTAAAGGCATCTAAGGATAGATGA